The region TAGGCGTGCCGAACTCTTTTGAACTCTCTCCGCCACCGTCGCCGAGTCCGCAGCGCTTCCTCTCTTTCTACGCCTGCGCACTGCCCGAGGCCGTCCATTTCCGCGTAGGTTAGGAGGGTCGTTGGTGTCGGGGTGAGTGAGGTTGCTCCGTGAGTCCTTCGTTCAGGTTCCCATAGTTGCTTCCCGCCGCCTGCTCTGGGAGTCGAGTTGTGACTCGCTCTTGCGGCCGGGGAGCTGAACACCTTTTCTTCGGCCGTCTCCAACGCGCGCCCACCGCGGCCTGAGGAGGGCAGCGGGCGGCCGGCGGGGACCCGCGGGGGCGCGGTGGGCTGCCGGGGCCGCGAAGAGCCATTCGGGCTTCTGAGGCAGCTGGCCCGGCCCCGGGCCCCGCTGCGCCCTCCCCCCAGGCAGTGCGACCTTGGTTAGGACGTTTGACCTGTGCGGCCCTATGTTCTCTCTTGTGCAAAGGCCGTGGTGGTCTTTTCTTCAGTCGCTCTTGAGGCATAGGGGTCAGCGTCGGTGGCGCCCCCTGCGGCGTTGGCGCTCGTTCGGTGTGGGCTCGGTGGTACCGTTTGAGGTCAACCTTGAGAAGCTGCCAAAGGGTCGCCGTACCTGTGGCGGGAGGGCAGAGGAGGCGGTCCTCTGCAGCTTCCCTCGGCGCACCCGGGTCCTCCTCACTCTCCCGCCCTGGGGGAACCGCGGGGAGGGCCCGCCGCCCCGGCCGTAGGTGTGGGCTGAGGCCGTGCAGCGCGGCGGCCGCCGGGTGGGCTCTCGAGGTGTCTGTTGCATTTCTGTCCGAGTTTTGATCGTTTACTGcgtgactttgggaaagttaaCGTTGCCTTAGTGCCCCCGAGTTTTCTCATCAATAAGCTGGGAATAACAACTGTCTCACGGGCTTGTCTGGAAGAGTAAATGAGTTGATAGTGTatttataaaagaataaatgatataAACCCATTTACATTTGTCAGTCTAGAGCCACTGCTTATGTTTTCTGTAGTTGGGAGAGATTtttgttggtagttttttgcCCCCGCCCCGGTTGCTATTTTGCCGCAGTCACGTTGCTTATTTAGCGCAGTCAGGCAGTCAGTATGCTTgagggaaacaaaaaaatgagcAGGCTAAGGCCTTAAGCGCCTTAGGATTTGTGGGAGGGGTCAGTCCACTATCCTGCCTGGGCCCTTATAGACACTAAAATGCATTATGCATAAgagttctttagatatttttttaTGATCTAAGAGTTTTCTTCTATTATTCTATTATCTACCAAGGATTAAGAATTACCATGGCTTCCAGTGCTTTGACGAAACCTCAGATGCGGGGCCTTTTGGCCAAGCGCCTGCGATTTCATATTGTTGGAGCATTCATTGTATCCCTGGGGGTTGCAGCTTTCTATAAGGTATGTATCTGTTTTTTACTTTGTGCTTATGGTCCAAATATgtgtgttttaaattaaaaagtgtaCTTCATTTTCATAAGCAGTTCAGTCTTTATAAAGAAACCCCGTCTTTAATATGCTCCCTTCCTCTTACCTTTCTCCCCACTTTTCTCAGTGTGGCAGGAAAGTACCTCATATTCCCCTGGTAGCTTGTCCTCCATCTTTAAATGAAACTGTGTTATTTTGTCAAAGCTGGTGTAACAAATTTCCACAAACTGCAGgtcttaaacaatagaaatttattttctgttatggAGGCTAGACATTCCAGATCAAGGTGGCTGCAGGGTTGATTTCttttgaggcctctctccttagtTTGTGGAtggctttcttcttttctcttcacGTTGTCCCCCTGTGTGTTAGTTAGCCTGTCATTGTCTAAATTTCTTCTTAGGAAGGATGCTGAGTCATAATGGCTTAGGGCCCACCCcaaagacctcattttaacttaattacctcttaaaGACCGTATCTCCAAATACTGTTATATTCTTGAGTTACTATGGAGTTAAGACTTCAATACATGAGTTTGGGGAGTTACAGCTCAGCCTGTAAAACAGACTGTAATTGCTTTTTCAATAAAGGGATGAGAAAGGCAGTAGTAGTGTTTGGCACCTTGGAGAATTGTTGCCACAGAATTGCTTTTTAACTCTGCCTTCTGTGGATTTTAAGGTTATGCcctttgggttttttaaaataaattttattgtgataaagtacacgtaacaaaattgaatcatttttaagtgtatagttaaGTGGTATTAAAAACATTGAtaatgtgcaaccatcactaccatcCATTTCCATAATTGTCTTGATCTTGTGAAACTGCAACTCAGTACCCCGTTAAAAATAACACACTTCCATTTCCTACTTTCTCCCCCTCTCCCACACTGACTTAACAGCCCATGGAACCACAATTCTACTTCCTATATCtgatttgactactctaggtacctcatgtaaatggaatcatacaatatttgtttatTGTAATCAACTTATTTcactagcataatgtcctcagggttcatccatgttgtaatgtcagaatttcctttttatgacttaaTAATCCATTATATTTGtttaccacattttgcttattcattcaccTTTGATGGACACTTCTATGGtttagctgttgtgaataatgttgctatgaacatggatGTACTGAAAgattcactttcagtctgtatctttggatctgaagtgagcctgttgtagacagcatataattGGTTTATGTTTTTACCCATTCTGCCAATCTCTTGTCCTTTGATTagagagtttaatccatttacatttaaagtactcATTGATAACAAGGGACCTTTCTTCtatcattttactgtttttttctttatgcctTGTAGTTTTACTGTCCTTCATATCCTGCATTTCTGTCACTTTTTGTGCCTAGGTGATTTTTGTAATGAAATGTTTAAATGACTTTCATTTCctgttgtgtgtattctttagtgcttttctttgtggttaccatggggagtaCATTTAACATCCTAAAGTTATAACACTAATTTGAATTAATATGACATTAACTTCAATAACATATACAGACTTTACTCCTTTACAGCTCTGTTCCCAATCCTTTTAGTTGATGTCACTAAATTACATCTTTATATGTTGTATTCCCcaaaacataaataataattcttttatatttaaattatgtaaaaaaCAACATGTGGAGTAACAGGTCAAAGTTACAGTAACACTAGTTTTCAgacttaatgttttaaaaagttcattAGTGTCTTAAATCATCTGGAAAGTAAAAAGTGGAGTTACAAACCATTATTAAATAATACAAGCTTTTATAATTGCCTGTGTATTTACCACTATTGAGATCTTTATTACTTTGTATGGCTTCAAGTTACTGTCTAGTGTCCTTTTCATTTCTCCAAGAGGACTCCCTTGCAGGGCTGATGTAGTGGTAATGAATTACTTTGGATTTGTTTTTTTGGGAGTGTCTTAGTTTCCTCCTCACTCTTGAAAGACtgttttgctggatataggattcttggttgacagttttttctttttatcactgaatatgTCAGCCCACTACCTTCTGGCCTCTGTAGTTCCTGGTGAGAAATCTGCTCAGAATTTTATTGAGGATCCCTAGTATGTGAGTAATTGCATCTGTCTTGATACTTTGAAGATTCTTTTTATCTTTGGCTTTGAAGTTTATGATCTGGTGTGGGCTTCTTTGAGTTCATCTTGTGATTCATTGAACTTTTTTGATGTTTATATTGATATTTTTCATGAAATTTGGGATAGTTCAGCCATTATTCCAGATGAGAAAATTCTCTGATGATGAGAGAATGTCTGATGAAATGTCTTGAGATCCTTGCTACCTGGCATATAGTGGGCATGAAATAAATGTCTGTCAGAGAAAgcatggatggataaataaagtGGAGGTAAAGAGAGAACTCATTTCTTGACTCTGTCCTCATTGTCACTCTCAAAGTTCAGACCTTTGTAACTTTTTATATGGATTTTTGCTACTTTTAACTGTTAGCTTCTAGAACAGAACTTTTTATGTAATGGGGCTACACAGTGCTCAGGGTACAGTGGCTTTCAAACTTTTGACCTATTGTAAGAATTAAGTATTGGCTACAACCTTCTAAATTGGTTTCGCCATTTACTACTGGGTTGTGGGCAACCTGCTAAAACTT is a window of Manis pentadactyla isolate mManPen7 chromosome 3, mManPen7.hap1, whole genome shotgun sequence DNA encoding:
- the LOC118907423 gene encoding cytochrome c oxidase subunit 6C translates to MASSALTKPQMRGLLAKRLRFHIVGAFIVSLGVAAFYKFAVAEPRKKAYADFYRNYDSMKDFEEMRKAGIFQSAK